The sequence GACCCTCGGCGACGACCGTGCCCTCGTTCAGGAGCACGGCGTGGTCCACGAACATGGGCGCCACGAGGATGTCGTGGGCGATGATCAGGATGGCCTGGCCGCGCCGGGCCCAGGTGCGGGTCAGGCGGTAGAGTTCCAACTGGTGGGCCACGTCCAGATGCGTGGCCGGCTCGTCCAGAAGGAACACGCGGCCCTGCTGGGCCAGTGCGCGCGCGATGACCACCCGCCGGCGTTCGCCGCCGCTGAGTTGGTCGAACCGGCGGTCCGCCAGATGGGAGGCGCCGACCTCGGCCAGGGCGGCGGCGGCGATGCGCCGATCCTCATCCGACTCTCCGCCCCAGAGGCCGCCGTGCGCGTAGCGGCCCAGCAGCACCACCTCGCCGGCCGTGAACGGCACGGCCGAGGAGGAATCCTGCGGCACGACCGCCACGTGGCGCGCGACCTCGCGCGGCGGCATGTCGCGGATCGGCCGGCCGTCCAGGCACACGCGGCCTGACTGCGGCCGCAGTGCCCCGTTCATGCAGCGGAGCAGCGTGCTCTTGCCGCCGCCGTTCGGCCCGAACAGCCCCGTGACGACACCGGGCCGCAGTTCGACGGTCACGCCTCGGAGGGTCGGCGCCGAACGGTCGTAGGCGAATGTAATGCTCTCCGCCCGCAGGATCATGCCCCCGACCTCCCGGCGGCGCGCCGCTGCAGGATCCACAGGAACACGGGCGCGCCGACCAGCGAGGTCAGTATGCCCACGGGCACCTCCGTCGGCGCGGCCACCGTGCGGGCCAGGGTGTCCGCCGCCACCAGCAGGAGCGCGCCCCCGACGGCGGCCAGGGGCACCAGGCGGCGGTGGTC comes from Candidatus Brocadiaceae bacterium and encodes:
- a CDS encoding ABC transporter ATP-binding protein, which gives rise to MILRAESITFAYDRSAPTLRGVTVELRPGVVTGLFGPNGGGKSTLLRCMNGALRPQSGRVCLDGRPIRDMPPREVARHVAVVPQDSSSAVPFTAGEVVLLGRYAHGGLWGGESDEDRRIAAAALAEVGASHLADRRFDQLSGGERRRVVIARALAQQGRVFLLDEPATHLDVAHQLELYRLTRTWARRGQAILIIAHDILVAPMFVDHAVLLNEGTVVAEGRPGDVLTADAIAAVFGCRMDVSWHDRSGVRAEFH